ACCGCCGGCCTCCACCTGCGCGAGGGCGAGCAGCTCCGCCGTCGGCGAGAGCACGCGCAGCCAGGCGCCGGGCGGCGGCAGCGGCTCCTGCCAGGCGAGGTCGCCGGCGCCCGGCTGGGCCCCGAAGCGCAGGCGCTCCGCGTAGCCGGCCGCCGCGACCACGGCCGGCAGCGAGGCCAGGGCCTCGGCCGGCGAGAGGCCGGGCGCCTCTCCCACGGCGCCGGGGCGCAGGGCATCCAGGGGCAGGGCCTGCTCGACGCGGAAGGGGCCCGAGGCCAGCCGGCGCAGGGCAGCCAGGTGCGCGGGCACGCCGACCAGCTCGCCCAGATCGCGCGCCAGGGCACGGACATAGGTACCGGCGCTGCAGGTGATTTCGAGCTCGAGCTCGCGGCCGTCGAAGGCGAGCGGCAGGATCGGGCCCACCCGGACGGGGCGCTCGGGGAGCGACGCGGCGTCCAGGCGCCCCGCCCGGGCGAGCTTGTAGAGCGGCACGCCCTCGCGCTTGATCGCCGAGAAGCCGGGCGGCCGCTGGCTGCGGCGCGCGGCGAGGGCAGCGAGGGCGGCGTCCAGCGCGGCCGGGGCGACCTGGAAGTCCGCGTCGGCGAGGCGCGCGATCTCGCGGCCCTGGGCGTCGTCCGTGTCCGTGGCGAGGCCGAAGCGCACGCGGCCGCGGTAGACCTTCTCGTGGCCGGCAAAGACCTCGGCCAGGCGGGTCGCCTCGCCGACGAGGACGAGCAGGAGTCCGCTGGCCGCGGGGTCGAGGGTGCCGCAGTGACCGGCGCGCCGGAGGCCAAGGGCGCGGCGGACGGCGCTCACGGCGTCGTGGCTGGTGGGGCCGACCGGCTTGTCGATGAGGAGCAGCCGGCCCGGCCTCACGCCTCGCCGTCCTCGGCCGCCGCTTCCTCGCCGCCCGCAGCGGGGCGGTCCTCCTCGAGCAGGGCCTCGACGCGGTTGTACTGCTCCAGGCTGCGGTCCTCGCGGAAGCGCAGCTCGGGCGCGGTCTTCG
The sequence above is a segment of the bacterium genome. Coding sequences within it:
- the truB gene encoding tRNA pseudouridine(55) synthase TruB is translated as MRPGRLLLIDKPVGPTSHDAVSAVRRALGLRRAGHCGTLDPAASGLLLVLVGEATRLAEVFAGHEKVYRGRVRFGLATDTDDAQGREIARLADADFQVAPAALDAALAALAARRSQRPPGFSAIKREGVPLYKLARAGRLDAASLPERPVRVGPILPLAFDGRELELEITCSAGTYVRALARDLGELVGVPAHLAALRRLASGPFRVEQALPLDALRPGAVGEAPGLSPAEALASLPAVVAAAGYAERLRFGAQPGAGDLAWQEPLPPPGAWLRVLSPTAELLALAQVEAGG